The Microbacter sp. GSS18 genome has a segment encoding these proteins:
- a CDS encoding GntR family transcriptional regulator, translating into MSGQTVGTTASSKSELAYAWIRERIGRSEYGPGYRLVLGTIADALDMSVVPVREAVRRLEAEGLVTFERNVGARVAVIDESEYVFTMQTLGVVEGAATALSAPNLTGADLDRALEVNRRMERLLDDFDAHTFTLLNQQFHSVLYEPCPNPHILDLVHRGWNRLSGIRDSTFAFVPGRAHHSVEEHAEIVDLIRSHADPLEIEMAARRHRWRTMDAFLASRHPDTHA; encoded by the coding sequence ATGAGCGGGCAGACCGTGGGCACCACGGCGTCGAGCAAGTCCGAGCTCGCATATGCCTGGATCCGTGAGCGGATCGGGCGCAGCGAGTACGGACCGGGCTACCGTCTGGTGCTCGGCACCATCGCCGACGCGCTCGACATGAGCGTCGTCCCGGTGCGCGAGGCGGTCAGGCGCCTCGAGGCCGAGGGCCTGGTGACCTTCGAGCGCAACGTCGGCGCGCGCGTCGCCGTGATCGACGAGAGCGAGTACGTCTTCACGATGCAGACGCTCGGCGTCGTCGAGGGCGCGGCCACGGCGCTGTCGGCGCCGAACCTCACAGGCGCCGACCTCGACCGCGCGCTCGAGGTGAATCGCCGCATGGAGCGGCTGCTCGACGACTTCGACGCGCACACCTTCACGCTGCTGAACCAGCAGTTCCACTCCGTGCTGTACGAGCCGTGCCCCAACCCGCACATCCTCGACCTCGTCCACCGCGGCTGGAACCGGCTGTCCGGCATCCGCGACTCGACGTTCGCGTTCGTCCCCGGACGCGCGCACCACTCGGTCGAGGAGCACGCCGAGATCGTCGACCTCATCCGCTCGCACGCCGACCCCCTCGAGATCGAGATGGCCGCCCGCCGCCACCGCTGGCGCACCATGGACGCCTTCCTCGCCTCTCGCCACCCCGACACCCACGCCTGA